From one Rosa rugosa chromosome 4, drRosRugo1.1, whole genome shotgun sequence genomic stretch:
- the LOC133745984 gene encoding protein trichome birefringence-like 23, which translates to MVMNYKHKRWIVKSAIAILLMGLVFCLFLSDSTEYEPGLQQQPHFPEKSLDSGQPISVPEDEDQDEIPLPKKAVSSEPPISGEEDRDRIKPPNKGKCNLFVGDWIPNTSGPIYNESCPSIESPQNCMKNGRPDTGFLYWKWSPRDCSIPKFEPEKFIEMMRNKHWALIGDSITRNHVQSLLCMLSTVERPIQVYHDKEYRSRRWHFPSYKFTTSVIWSPFLVKAAIYEDQNGVSTHEVELHLDKLDDKWIDQFQNFDYMIISTGKWFLKSAIYYENNEALGCHYCSQRNLTELGFDFAYRKTLRYVMNTLVASNHKGMIFFRTSTPDHFENGEWNTGGTCTKTAPVKEGEMELKEVQKILREIELEEFEKAATKASRNGVNLKLLDMVSLSLMRPDGHPGPYRQYHPFEHSKYAKVQTDCLHWCLPGPIDSWNDILMEMVVNG; encoded by the exons ATGGTGATGAACTACAAGCACAAGCGGTGGATAGTCAAGTCTGCAATTGCAATCTTGTTAATGGGTCTTGTCTTttgtctctttctctctgatTCCACAGAGTATGAACCTGGATTACAACAACAACCCCATTTTCCTGAGAAGAGTCTGGATTCAGGGCAACCAATCTCAGTCCCTGAAGATGAAGATCAGGATGAGATTCCTTTACCCAAGAAAGCTGTGTCTTCAGAGCCACCAATTTCTGGGGAAGAAGATCGGGATCGGATTAAGCCTCCCAATAAAG GAAAATGTAATCTTTTCGTTGGGGATTGGATTCCAAATACTTCTGGTCCAATTTACAATGAGAGCTGCCCCTCAATTGAAAGTCCCCAGAATTGTATGAAGAATGGGCGGCCTGATACAGGGTTTCTGTACTGGAAGTGGAGTCCACGAGATTGTTCAATACCAAAGTTTGAGCCAGAGAAGTTTATTGAAATGATGAGGAATAAGCATTGGGCATTGATTGGTGATTCCATTACTCGTAACCATGTTCAGTCGTTGCTGTGCATGCTCTCCACG GTTGAACGACCCATTCAAGTATACCATGACAAGGAGTATAGGTCCAGAAGATGGCACTTCCCCTCTTACAAGTTTACCACCTCAGTTATTTGGTCCCCTTTCCTTGTAAAAGCGGCTATCTATGAAGACCAGAATGGTGTTTCAACACATGAAGTTGAGCTTCATCTTGACAAGCTTGATGATAAATGGATAGAtcaattccaaaattttgaTTACATGATCATTTCAACTGGGAAATGGTTTCTCAAATCTGCAATCTACTATGAGAACAATGAAGCGTTGGGATGCCATTACTGTTCTCAAAGGAATCTGACAGAGCTGGGATTTGATTTTGCTTATCGCAAAACCCTGAGATATGTGATGAACACTTTAGTTGCATCTAATCACAAGGGGATGATCTTTTTCAGAACATCCACACCTGATCACTTTGAGAATGGGGAGTGGAATACTGGGGGAACTTGCACGAAAACAGCCCCAGTTAAAGAAGGTGAGATGGAATTGAAGGAGGTACAAAAGATTCTGCGTGAGATTGAATTAGAGGAGTTTGAGAAGGCAGCTACAAAAGCTTCTAGAAACGGGGTGAATCTCAAACTCCTTGACATGGTCTCACTTTCTTTGATGAGGCCTGATGGTCATCCTGGTCCATACAGACAGTATCATCCATTCGAACATAGCAAATACGCTAAGGTTCAGACTGATTGTTTGCATTGGTGCTTACCAGGACCTATAGACTCTTGGAATGATATACTAATGGAAATGGTGGTAAATGGCTAA